The DNA segment GCTAGCTTGAGCACTTTAGTCGGGCAAAGTATTTCAGCCAAGATTACACCCGCTGGTACGGTCAGAGAGGTGCAGGGAATTGATCAGCTGATTGCTCGGATGATTTCAGGCATGAAGATTCCCAATAATGCGGTTAAAGCTCAAATTGAAAACACTCTGAGATCTCAGTTTGGTGAGGAAATGTTCAAGGAATTGTTCAGCCAATCCCTCGATATTTATCCAACTCAGCCGATTAATGTTGGAGATTCATGGAGCAAAAAAATGACGCTTTCAAAAGGATTTCCAATGACTGTGGAAACAACCTACACTTTGAAAGCAGTGAAAAACAATATTGCTACGGTAGATATCTCTTCCCAGGTCAAGCCAAGCCCTAATGCTCCTGCCTTGCAAATCTCAGGTGCATCCCTGAAGCAAAATCTGGCTGGAACTCAAAAAGGAAGCATGCAAATTCAGCTGAATACAGGCATGGTGACTCAAAGCCAAGTGAATCAGGATATTTCTGGAAAGTTCCAAGTCCAAGGCTTGCCAGGTGCTTCTCAAGCTATGTCTTGGCCTGTTTCCGTTAAAGGCACTGTGTCAATTGAGCAGACCCTGATTAGATAGCTTGGTTCATTTAGAAGGACAGCTAAATTCCAAAGCAAGGTGAAGGAGGGATCGCCTTCTAGCTCCAAACCGCTAAGCCGCGATCGCTCCTCTCAACCAATCTATTTTTGTTCTTTTTGTTCTGGTTTTTTCCGGCACTCCTGTCTATCTCGTCTATCTTTTTTCTCGTTCTCTTTTTCGCATTGTTTGCGCTCTGCGATTAGTTGTTTGACTCTAGCTTTCACGGCGTTGTGTCGTGTGACTCCCTCGTAGGCGTAGCGGTTATAGCCGTTCTCTTGAATCAGCGTTTCCAGATATTCCACCCGTTCGTTGGTAATGGGGTGCGAGGAGAGCCAACTGAAAGGCATTCTGTCTTTGTCTTCTTTGTCTAGCGTCACCATTAAGTTGCGTAGCCCATCGGCTGCATAACCTGTCGAAGCTAAAATCCGGGTGCCGACAATATCGGCTTGCCGCTCCATGTCTCGGCTATAGTCGAGCACAGCCAAATTGCCGATCGTGCCACCAAACGGGAAGAACTGTGTGGCACTGGAAATCAGATTTCCTTGAGCGACTAACTGAAAGCCATGAGATAGAACCGAATGGGATAACTCATGGGCCAAAAGTCCAGCAAGTTCTGCCTCGGAGTTAGTTTTAGCGATCGCTCCTGCATTGAGAAATACCTTGCCACCGGGCAGGGCAAAGGCATTGAGGCGATCGTCCATAATCACATGAAACTCGTACTTGAAATCTCGTCCTGCAACTGTAGCGATGCGACGACCGATCTCATTGACATAATCCACCACTAGCGGATCATCGATCAGTTCCAACTCTTCTTTGGCATCCTTCGCCACACTCTCGCCGATCGCTGCTTCTCCTCGCATCAACATGGCTGTGGTTTGTACCGCCGATAGAGGGCTAAAAGGATTGCCAGTCAGCACAAGACCTGCCACCCCAGTAATCGCATTGGCGATCGCATTCCCTCTTAGCTCTCGCCGCATGTGGACTCGGAAACGCTCCAGATTCTCCTCAGCCAGTTTGGCGAATTCGGGCGCGGCTGGGTCGTTGGGATTGAGCAAAGCAAATTGACGAGCCGCGATCGAAGCGTCGAGCCATTGTTCGGTTTCGGCCAAAAGCTCGATCTTGGCTTTCAGCAAATCTGGTTGGTTGGGATAAAAGGCGGTCGCTCGTTCCAGAACAGTTAGCGCCTCTGGGGTACGCTGGTCATCTTTAAGCGCTTGGGCGAGTCGCAAGTGTCCGGGCACAAATTGGGGGTGCTGTTCTACCAGCATACTGAGCGGCACGAAGATTCGAGTCTTGAGGTTCTGGGCCATCCCAGCTTCCGACTCACGCCAGTAAACTCGCCCCGCCGGAGACAATTGAGCTGGGTCTAGAATTGGCTCTGGTCGCTGCTTGGCTTCTGTCGCGGCCACTTCTTTGGCAAATGGTGTTTTGGCTTCTCGATAGAGTTTTTCCGCAGCAGGAAACTGACCACCTAAGTAAAGTTGGTCTGCCTCAATCAGCTTTTGTTGTCGCGCTTGTTCTTCAGGGGTAGGGGGTTTCTCAGCTTTCTCTGAGTCAGAATCGCTCGGCTCAGTCTCGCTTGCCTCATCAGTTTTTGGCTCTGACTCCAGCTCTGGTTTTGACTCTGGTTCTACGGAATTATCAGAATTGCTAGTCTTGGGGGGTGATTCCGCTGGGTCTGATGTGGGTGGTTCTGCCTGAGCGGGTTCTGCTGATATTCGCGATGCTGCCGTAGATGGCTCAGGGGTGTTTGGGTTGGCTGGAGTTGAGGATGGCTCGGCAGTGTTGGGGGTGGCGATCGCAGGATCAGAAATGGAGGTGTCTGCCGTTGTAGGGATAGGAACAGCATCTACCACCACATTTTCAGCGATCGCAGGCGACTCCACGGGAACCACCAGCCGATCAGAAACTAAATCAGAAACTTCAAAGGTGGCATTTTCGACAGTAGTAGCAGGCGATCGCGTTGTTGAGGAGGATGAATCGATTACTTCTGCGATCGCAGCCGTTGGTACGACAGGCAACATCAACAAGCTCAACAGCAACACTTGTCGGCGCATCCGACTTTGACCTTTAGCACCTTGATCTCTAGCACCTTTGAGCGATCGCCCAGATCTAGCCACCATGACAACCCCCAACGCTTTGATTAAAGTTTGTGATTCATTCACTATGCTTATTGTGCCAAGTCTAACCGCGACAACCTAGCGATCGCCTCATTTCCTTCACGGCTGCCTTTTTCCGCACAGCTGCCGCTGACTCCTCAGCAAAATATCTATGATTGAACAGAAACCTTAACTTGCCAGTGATATGAACAAGGTCGGAACTTCCTACCTGCTTTGGCTAGGTTGCTTATTTGGGATATCTGGACTACATCGTCTTTACAACGGCAAAATTGCCACAGGCTTATTCTGGATGATGACCTGGGGCCTTTTTGGCGTAGGCCAATTTATTGATCTATTTCTAGTTCCAGACATGGTAGAGGAGCACAACCTTAAATACCGTGCTCGTCTAGGTATGTCGCCTACTGGAGTCCCACTGAGCCAACCTGCTGTCGCAGCTACAGTTCTGAAGCCTAGCCGAGAACAGCTCATGATCAGGCTTTTAGAAGCTGCTGCCGCCAGAGGAGGCAAACTGTCTGTAACGCAAGGGGTGATGGCAACGGGTCTTGGCTTTGCCGAAGTTGAGGCGGTTCTCCAAGAAATGGTAAGAACCGGATATGTTGGCATTGACAACGATCCCGTTACCGGAGTCATCACCTACGATTTCAAAGAACTATAAGCCAGAGGTTAGTTTCGCACCAACCACTTCTGAGCATTCAGCCGTTGGACTGCACCAAGAAGCAATAGATCCAACGTCACCTTCCGCTCATCAATCAAGAACGGCTCCAGGGTACTAGCTTTGTGACCCGTGTCTGAAAAAGAGAAGCCACGCTGACCTTGAATATCGTCCTTAAAGAAGTAGATATTGAACTGTCGTCGTCCGCCTTCCCAGCGGCCCACGATCTGCCAGCAATCTGGGGCATCAGTCAAACCAGAAACTTGCACTTTCTGGTTAACAAAGCTTAGATCCAGGTTTTGCAATCCCTGCTTTTCGAGAGCTGTCTTGAGCGCAGGCAGGTAGTATTGCTCGACAAACTCAGCAAATGGCTTGTCTTCAACAGCGGGTGCTTTTTCTTTCTTGGCTTTGGCAGCAGGAGCAGCATCGTCTCCTTTGGCTTTAGCGGCACCTGCTTTTTTGGCTGCGGCTTTCTCGGTGGAGCCAGGGCCAGGATCAGCTTTGGCTGATTTTGCTGGCTTATCTACTGCTGTTTGCGAATCAACGTCTGGACGCGAGGCTTCAGTAGTGGGTTTTTCTCCAGCCGCATTAGGGTTCACATCAGGGTTGGCTGTTGCTGGATCGGGAGCATTGGCCGAGGGAATATCCGTTGCAACCGCTTCATCGGTGCTGGGCGCATTTTCTTCCGCAACGTCTGGGGCTTGTTGGTCAACCGTGCTAGGAGCGACTTCTCCAGCGTCATTGTGATTGGTGGGTTCTGCCATTACTTCGTCAGTCCTTCACTTAGATCTCAGCAACCGCTCGTTCAATTAAGCGACGAGCCAGGGTTTGCACCCCTGTGTGTTCATAATAATTCGTTGTCATATCCAAGAACGCGCCGAGATAGTCTAACTTGTCATTGGAAATTTCAATGAAGTTTTGCAGTTGACTCACGACGGTCTCAGGAGTTAGGTTACGCGAGGTCACAAAGTTGCTCATCCAGCCTTGGGTGGAAGCAAAACTTTCGTTAATAAAGCCGAGTTGCCCAGCGGGATTGCCCCCTGGAATTAAGCCACCAATTTGCTTAAATACGGGATGCTGGGTTAGTTCACCTGGATTGAGTTGGCTCAGAGCAGACTGGGTTTTCAAAATGAAGTCTGGTCCTAAAGGAATCAAACCATCGAAGCAAACTAGCGCAGCCATCCGCATTAAGGATTCACCACTGTAATCACCCAAAGACGCCACGAAATCACCAATGCTGTCGCCGGGAATGCCGTTGATCTGGCAAAAAGCGACTAATTCAGTCACCAGCTTCAAGCTCAAGTCGATAGTTTGCGCTTTGTCGGCTTTGGGAGTGACGCGATCGAGGAAGGAGAGAAACGAAACTCGTTCGCCGATCTTGTTGGCCAGTGCTGCTGCACCCAGCGCTCCCCCCGCACTATTCACCGTTTGGTAAAGCCACATGGCTCGTTGATAACCTTGGGAGGGGTCGTTATAAAGCTGAATTGCCCGCTCGCCCACTTGTTGAATTACTCCCTCATCTGTTTCCCCCGTGATGGTGCGAATGGTGTTGTCAAAGCCAACCAAGTTCTGCCATTGTCCAGGCACCACAAAGTCTAGGGCTTTGAGGGCATAGACGGTCATGTTATTAGTGGGTAGCTGATCGACTAATTCAAAGATGGGTTTAGCCTGACTCATATCAAAGACTCCTTATTGCTGCGTTTATTAGCCAATGGGTGAGATTTACCCTGATTTTGATGGTTCCCGTTTACTCAAACAGGCTTTAGCTCCGATTTCCGGAGTGATAGTACTTCTGAGGCAGTGCTATTATCTTTTTTGAGCAGTCGTCGGTAAGCTTCTTAACCCGTCAAGATCGAATCTTTGCAACCATGCTTCGCGATCGCTCTTGGTAAAACCTGGATCACGAGAGAGCACTTTGACTTGATAGCGATCGCCCACTAAAACGCTGGTTGCAGTCGTGCCTGTTTCAACGGCTGGATAGCCCGCAATGGTCCTGCTGCTTTGTTGATATTTAGCTGCAGCACTAGGATTACTAGCGGTGTCTGAGATCGCCAGCATTGCTACGTCTTTGCCACCTTGCTTCAGTTTGGCTTCCGCAAAACCTGCTTTTTCTTGGGTGTAGACGCGGTCAAAGCCTGCCCCTGGTTGCGGGAAGAATTTATTGAATTGACCCCCGGAAGTAGGCTTAGCAGCAGTTGTAGTCTTGGTTCCAGTAGATGGCTGCTTCTGAGTCGTTTCTTGCTGCACCTGATCCCAGCGGGAAGGCTCTTCGGGGGCGCAAGCTGTGGTGAGCAACAACAGAGACAAACACAGCCCTGCTAAAATCTGTCGCGTGCGAGGAAAAATCATTGCTAACTCCTGCCATAAAAGGGTTTTAAGGACGCATTCATCCCTATTATGGCGATCGCGTTTGGCTTATTGGAAAACTACAGAGTTTTTGCGAGTTTGGGTGTATTAGTCGGGAAGATACGTAAAGCCTGATCTGGTACCGACAATTGCACATGGGTACCAATTGGTAGATTAATTGCAGTGGTAGTACGAGCGTGTAATTCCTTTCCAGAAGGGGTGCTGAGGCAGTAACAGTACTCTCGACCTAAAAAGTGGCGATCGCGAATCACCACGGCTGCTTCAGGGTCAGCTTCGAGCAATAGATCTTCTTGACGCACCATTAAGTCGCCGCTTTCGCTCTCGAGCCATTCATCAGGTGGCAGCTTAAAATCGCCCACTTCGGTCTGCCAAAGCTGTCCTTGTTGCCGTGCGGCAATAAAGTTGGCTTGGGTAACAAATTCCGCTACAAAGCGAGAAGCGGGATGATGGTAAACCTCCTCTGGTGTGCCGAGCTGCTCCAAATGCCCTTGCTGCATCACCGCGACTTGGTCTGAGATGGCTAACGCCTCTTCCTGGTCATGGGTGACGAACACGCCAGAGATTCCCGCTGATTTCAGCACTTCGCGGATTTCCTCGCGCAGGCGTAAGCGGACTTGCACATCTAGATTACTCAGCGGCTCGTCGAGCAAAATTAAGGCAGGACGGGGAGCCAAGGCCCGCGCCAAAGCCACTCGCTGCTGCTGGCCGCCAGAAAGTTCGTAGGGATAGCGGTTTTCTAGTCCTTGCAATCTGACTTGGGCAATCGCCTCAGCAGTTTTAGCCTTGATTTGCGCCGAGTCTGCGACTTTCTGCAACCCAAAAGCCACATTTTGTGCCACGGTCAGGTGCGGGAACAAGGCAAAATCTTGAAACACCATGCCGACCGATCGCTGCTCTGGGGGTATCCAGGTGCCTGGGCTAGCTACGGTTCTGCCTGCAAGAGCGATCGCTCCTGCCTGCAACGGTTCAAAACCAGCGATCATCCGCAGTAGCGTGGTTTTACCACAACCCGAAGGCCCCAAAAGCGCCAGTAAATCTCCTTGAGCCAGGGTCAGGCTCACGTCCTCTACGGCGGCAGTAGAGCTGGTAGGAAATTGTTTAGTAACGCGGTCAAGTTGCAGAATCACGGGTCGGGTCATGGTCGAGCTAGGCAGAGGAAACATAGATACAGAGCAAACTTAGCGGTGAGCTGTCCTCGCATGGTCTTGCGCCAGAACAAATAAGGTGGAGCCAGCAGACACCAAGAGCATCGCTAGGGAAGCTGCTGCTGCCTCGGCAAAGGAAACATTCTCTGTGGCTTGCCAGATCTGCGTGGCTAATGTCTTAAAGCCAATCGGGGCCAGCAGAAGTGTCGCAGGCAATTCCTTAATTGCAGTTAAAAACACCAACACCGTTCCACTGAGAATGCCCGGACGCACCAGCGGCAGCGTAATTTCTCTCAAGGTTTGCCAGGGGGTGCGACCTAAACTTCTGGCTGACTCTTCCACCTGAGGATTCACTTGCAGTAGCGAACTCCGGACAGTACCGACCGTTTGCGGCAGAAACAAAATCAGATAGGCAAACACCAACAGCGGCAGAGTTTGGTAAATCCAGGGCAAGTAGTTAGCGCCAAAAAAGACCAAAGACAAAGCCACAACAATCCCTGGCAAGCCAAAGCCAATGTAGGAACAACGCTCGATTGCAGTGGTAATTCGTCCCGGAAATCGCACCGACAACACAGCGACAGGCAGAGCAAACAAAATCGCTGCGATCGCTGCCAATCCTGCCGCTGAAATGGAATTGAGGGCCAGGTGCAGCAGATCGGTTAGAGCCAGCATCTCTACTTCAGCCAGCCAGCCCCGCACTAGCCAAAAGATCGTCATGGCAAACGGCAGCACCAAACTCAGCGCTACGATCGCGGCACAAAATAGGAGTGCGGGCCATCTCCACAGCCCTAGCTTGACCAGTTGAGGCGATCGTCTAACCGCAGCGGCTCGGCTGTAGTACTTCGCGCGCGATCGGACTCGGTACTCTAACCACAGAATCGACAGTACCAACCCCACCAGCACCAGCGCCAGCACCGAAGCTGAAGTACGGTCAAAACTGGACTTGTACTGCAAAAAAATTACGCGAGTAAAGGCATCAAACCGCATCAGCGACGGCGTACCAAAATCGCGCAAAGCATACAAAGCGACGAGCAACCCACCTGCCACGATGGAGGGGCGCAGTTGTGGCAGCGTCACTTGCCAGAAAGTGGCCCAAGGGCTACGTCCTAAACTCCGCGCCACTTCTTCTAGGGCGGGATCAATCCCTTGCAAGCCAGCCCGCACGCTCAGTAGCAAGTAAGGATAGGTAAACAGAGTCAGCGCTAACAGGGTTCCGGGCCAGCCATAAATCGAAGGTAGTTCCTGAACGCCCAAAGGTTCCAGCAACAACTGC comes from the Trichocoleus sp. FACHB-46 genome and includes:
- a CDS encoding DUF6263 family protein — protein: MVLVNVKKLGIVAAALGMSFIAIAADAAPVKLQLRLQKGDRYSIQMATDQAINQSILGRPQNTNQVVRIGYLFDVIDVAADGTSTVKMTYKSVQFKQSGPNGAIAYDSTRPAPGTNPLTASLSTLVGQSISAKITPAGTVREVQGIDQLIARMISGMKIPNNAVKAQIENTLRSQFGEEMFKELFSQSLDIYPTQPINVGDSWSKKMTLSKGFPMTVETTYTLKAVKNNIATVDISSQVKPSPNAPALQISGASLKQNLAGTQKGSMQIQLNTGMVTQSQVNQDISGKFQVQGLPGASQAMSWPVSVKGTVSIEQTLIR
- a CDS encoding M48 family metalloprotease, giving the protein MNESQTLIKALGVVMVARSGRSLKGARDQGAKGQSRMRRQVLLLSLLMLPVVPTAAIAEVIDSSSSTTRSPATTVENATFEVSDLVSDRLVVPVESPAIAENVVVDAVPIPTTADTSISDPAIATPNTAEPSSTPANPNTPEPSTAASRISAEPAQAEPPTSDPAESPPKTSNSDNSVEPESKPELESEPKTDEASETEPSDSDSEKAEKPPTPEEQARQQKLIEADQLYLGGQFPAAEKLYREAKTPFAKEVAATEAKQRPEPILDPAQLSPAGRVYWRESEAGMAQNLKTRIFVPLSMLVEQHPQFVPGHLRLAQALKDDQRTPEALTVLERATAFYPNQPDLLKAKIELLAETEQWLDASIAARQFALLNPNDPAAPEFAKLAEENLERFRVHMRRELRGNAIANAITGVAGLVLTGNPFSPLSAVQTTAMLMRGEAAIGESVAKDAKEELELIDDPLVVDYVNEIGRRIATVAGRDFKYEFHVIMDDRLNAFALPGGKVFLNAGAIAKTNSEAELAGLLAHELSHSVLSHGFQLVAQGNLISSATQFFPFGGTIGNLAVLDYSRDMERQADIVGTRILASTGYAADGLRNLMVTLDKEDKDRMPFSWLSSHPITNERVEYLETLIQENGYNRYAYEGVTRHNAVKARVKQLIAERKQCEKENEKKDRRDRQECRKKPEQKEQK
- a CDS encoding NINE protein, with amino-acid sequence MNKVGTSYLLWLGCLFGISGLHRLYNGKIATGLFWMMTWGLFGVGQFIDLFLVPDMVEEHNLKYRARLGMSPTGVPLSQPAVAATVLKPSREQLMIRLLEAAAARGGKLSVTQGVMATGLGFAEVEAVLQEMVRTGYVGIDNDPVTGVITYDFKEL
- a CDS encoding DUF2996 domain-containing protein → MAEPTNHNDAGEVAPSTVDQQAPDVAEENAPSTDEAVATDIPSANAPDPATANPDVNPNAAGEKPTTEASRPDVDSQTAVDKPAKSAKADPGPGSTEKAAAKKAGAAKAKGDDAAPAAKAKKEKAPAVEDKPFAEFVEQYYLPALKTALEKQGLQNLDLSFVNQKVQVSGLTDAPDCWQIVGRWEGGRRQFNIYFFKDDIQGQRGFSFSDTGHKASTLEPFLIDERKVTLDLLLLGAVQRLNAQKWLVRN
- a CDS encoding ABC transporter ATP-binding protein, whose product is MTRPVILQLDRVTKQFPTSSTAAVEDVSLTLAQGDLLALLGPSGCGKTTLLRMIAGFEPLQAGAIALAGRTVASPGTWIPPEQRSVGMVFQDFALFPHLTVAQNVAFGLQKVADSAQIKAKTAEAIAQVRLQGLENRYPYELSGGQQQRVALARALAPRPALILLDEPLSNLDVQVRLRLREEIREVLKSAGISGVFVTHDQEEALAISDQVAVMQQGHLEQLGTPEEVYHHPASRFVAEFVTQANFIAARQQGQLWQTEVGDFKLPPDEWLESESGDLMVRQEDLLLEADPEAAVVIRDRHFLGREYCYCLSTPSGKELHARTTTAINLPIGTHVQLSVPDQALRIFPTNTPKLAKTL
- a CDS encoding iron ABC transporter permease; its protein translation is MQVSKGLHRLLQGWMWRSQRASGPPLFLTLAGAMVASAIALPLAYLVFRTSGIGAEQIWTLLSRPRTLTVLLNSAGMAAAVTLLSALIAIPIAFLTLRTNLPGRRWWLIAATLPLAIPSYVGSFTLLATFGPRGSGLQLLLEPLGVQELPSIYGWPGTLLALTLFTYPYLLLSVRAGLQGIDPALEEVARSLGRSPWATFWQVTLPQLRPSIVAGGLLVALYALRDFGTPSLMRFDAFTRVIFLQYKSSFDRTSASVLALVLVGLVLSILWLEYRVRSRAKYYSRAAAVRRSPQLVKLGLWRWPALLFCAAIVALSLVLPFAMTIFWLVRGWLAEVEMLALTDLLHLALNSISAAGLAAIAAILFALPVAVLSVRFPGRITTAIERCSYIGFGLPGIVVALSLVFFGANYLPWIYQTLPLLVFAYLILFLPQTVGTVRSSLLQVNPQVEESARSLGRTPWQTLREITLPLVRPGILSGTVLVFLTAIKELPATLLLAPIGFKTLATQIWQATENVSFAEAAAASLAMLLVSAGSTLFVLAQDHARTAHR